A stretch of the Campylobacter concisus genome encodes the following:
- the csm4 gene encoding type III-A CRISPR-associated RAMP protein Csm4: MTLYKTTITPKSNFTTPLKGDTLFGQICWAIRYVLGEYRLNELLSDYDKKPFLIVSDGFASGYVSKPCIPSHLLGENLELKKENRKKIWLSMEDLQSGNFKNAKTSYEISYELKKTATIKNSINYLTFTTDDSGKFAPYALMEMKFSKQDIYFLLDDKFELKELEGAFRLISKSGYGKRASIGKGAFEYSTLEKVSVKKSSNAFMTLSPVVIDDENLKEFFYEPFTRFGKHGGGLASTNPFKSPILMADSGSVVVYDEICEREYAGKAISGHSANANTVHQGYSILIATEIKNA; the protein is encoded by the coding sequence ATGACGCTTTATAAAACTACCATAACACCCAAGTCAAATTTTACAACGCCACTAAAGGGCGATACTTTGTTTGGACAAATTTGCTGGGCGATCAGATATGTGCTCGGGGAATATAGGCTAAATGAGCTACTAAGTGACTACGACAAAAAGCCATTTTTGATAGTATCTGATGGTTTTGCTAGCGGATATGTGTCAAAGCCCTGCATTCCAAGTCATCTTTTGGGCGAAAATTTGGAGCTAAAAAAAGAAAATAGAAAGAAAATTTGGCTTAGCATGGAGGATCTGCAAAGCGGAAATTTCAAAAATGCTAAAACAAGCTACGAGATCAGCTACGAGCTTAAAAAGACAGCTACGATCAAAAATTCCATAAATTATCTCACATTTACAACAGATGATAGCGGTAAATTTGCGCCTTATGCTTTAATGGAGATGAAATTTAGTAAGCAAGATATCTACTTTTTGTTAGATGATAAATTTGAGCTAAAAGAGCTAGAAGGGGCGTTTAGGCTTATATCTAAAAGCGGCTATGGCAAGAGAGCTAGCATAGGCAAAGGAGCGTTTGAGTATAGCACGCTTGAAAAAGTATCCGTAAAAAAGAGCTCAAATGCCTTTATGACGCTTAGTCCTGTTGTGATAGATGATGAAAATTTAAAAGAGTTTTTCTATGAGCCGTTTACGAGATTTGGCAAACATGGCGGAGGGCTTGCAAGTACAAATCCTTTTAAAAGTCCTATTCTAATGGCTGATAGCGGTAGCGTGGTAGTATATGATGAAATTTGCGAAAGAGAGTATGCGGGAAAGGCTATAAGCGGACACTCCGCGAACGCAAATACGGTACACCAAGGATATAGCATACTAATAGCTACGGAGATAAAAAATGCGTGA
- the csm3 gene encoding type III-A CRISPR-associated RAMP protein Csm3: MKILTLKGQIELLSGLHIGGGDDTMKIGGIDSQVIKDINTNKPYIPGSSLKGKMRSLLEWNNRLVSYGEGEVFNSKILEKVPEPDKKAAQNLLKIFGDKENKFGITRISVGDCLLSSESEGLKLSEAKYENVINRESGTAEHPRQIERVPAGVKFDLVIRLKVFDEKEPYNDNENELKEMVESGLKLIQNDYLGGSGSRGYGRVEFENLRWE, translated from the coding sequence ATGAAAATTTTAACTTTAAAGGGACAAATAGAGCTTTTAAGCGGACTTCATATAGGTGGCGGCGATGATACTATGAAGATAGGCGGTATAGACTCGCAAGTGATAAAAGATATAAACACAAATAAGCCTTATATCCCAGGAAGCTCACTAAAAGGTAAAATGAGAAGCTTGCTAGAGTGGAATAATAGGCTAGTTAGTTATGGTGAAGGAGAAGTATTTAACTCTAAAATTTTAGAAAAAGTACCAGAGCCAGATAAAAAAGCGGCACAAAATTTACTAAAAATTTTTGGCGATAAAGAGAATAAATTTGGCATTACTAGGATAAGCGTTGGGGATTGTTTGTTGTCTAGCGAGAGTGAAGGGCTAAAACTAAGCGAAGCAAAATATGAAAACGTGATAAACAGAGAAAGCGGAACTGCAGAGCATCCTCGCCAGATCGAGCGTGTGCCAGCTGGAGTGAAATTTGACCTTGTTATCAGACTAAAAGTTTTTGATGAAAAAGAGCCTTATAACGACAACGAAAACGAGCTAAAAGAGATGGTTGAGAGCGGACTCAAGCTAATACAAAACGACTATCTAGGCGGTAGCGGCTCAAGAGGTTACGGAAGGGTTGAATTTGAAAATTTAAGGTGGGAATAA
- the csm2 gene encoding type III-A CRISPR-associated protein Csm2, which translates to MNGYRNGGGNYNAGNKPQANSLPLIVLDYKKDLNLFDTTAKTVAEKISGTKATQMRAFYDYVIELEQKSNTEDFSEILPFVKMLNSKAAYSNARRHSTSEFVEMINKCVAQVRTKDDLRVFKLFFEAVIGFSKK; encoded by the coding sequence ATGAATGGATATAGAAATGGCGGTGGTAACTATAATGCTGGCAATAAACCGCAAGCAAACTCTTTGCCGCTAATCGTTTTAGACTACAAAAAAGATCTAAATTTGTTTGATACTACGGCAAAAACGGTTGCTGAGAAAATATCGGGAACAAAAGCTACGCAAATGAGAGCATTTTATGACTATGTCATAGAGCTAGAACAAAAATCAAACACCGAAGACTTTAGCGAAATTTTGCCATTTGTAAAGATGCTAAATTCAAAGGCGGCTTATTCAAATGCCAGGAGACATTCTACTAGCGAATTTGTTGAGATGATAAACAAGTGCGTGGCTCAGGTAAGAACAAAAGATGATCTAAGGGTATTTAAACTCTTTTTTGAGGCTGTTATAGGCTTTTCTAAGAAATAA
- the cas10 gene encoding type III-A CRISPR-associated protein Cas10/Csm1: MSKFSSYFSDEFAALEQGSKDIDEILQDKMFLIGGDFYGIQKFIFDNLGSKNAAKVLRAKSAFCELFMVVLSKFICQKFSIDEKCILSCTAGKFEILSPKFDEAIFKEIKGVVNAYFIKNFFGVSGVSLSCVECERADFTEPQRYKELRDKISKAVELEKFKKLNLKEQEPVLSYDKGITNQTLCRICNIRKIAHDKDKCEICAAFVRLGEKLAGDSKKINSKDIGIDFMDVDLEISENTRSYVAKNAGSIVDFEDLAKKSRGDNAIAVIKADVDNMGNFIKNSDVTQSFANFDTFSKGINNFFSLYVPQKMREKFENSYTVFAGGDDLLIVGSYDQMIELALFVRQEFMKFVKTKGLSISFGIILAKPSTPISFLAQTSEKWLESSKEIDGKDAISIFGETAKWDSYLSVRSQILDEFTKFNIDNTAFLYRLLELCEMSKNVCEDVKNTMWKSKLSYSFTRNMQGGGEMNELLLMLNNVIENNPKESKMAICEYIYKRRER, from the coding sequence ATGAGCAAATTTAGCAGTTATTTTAGCGATGAGTTTGCTGCTTTGGAGCAAGGATCAAAAGATATAGATGAGATATTGCAAGACAAGATGTTTTTGATCGGCGGGGATTTTTACGGGATACAAAAATTTATATTTGATAATCTAGGCTCGAAAAACGCAGCCAAAGTACTAAGGGCAAAGTCTGCATTTTGCGAGCTTTTCATGGTGGTTTTGTCTAAATTTATCTGCCAAAAATTTAGCATAGATGAAAAATGTATCTTGTCATGCACGGCTGGTAAATTTGAGATACTATCGCCAAAATTCGACGAAGCTATTTTTAAAGAGATAAAAGGCGTTGTAAATGCTTATTTTATAAAAAATTTCTTTGGCGTTAGTGGTGTTAGTCTATCTTGCGTGGAGTGTGAGAGAGCGGACTTTACGGAGCCTCAGCGATATAAAGAGCTAAGGGATAAGATCAGCAAGGCTGTTGAGCTAGAGAAATTTAAAAAGCTAAATTTAAAAGAGCAAGAGCCGGTGCTTTCATATGATAAGGGCATAACAAATCAAACTCTTTGCAGAATTTGTAATATAAGAAAGATAGCTCACGACAAAGATAAATGCGAAATTTGTGCCGCTTTTGTGCGTCTTGGTGAAAAGCTAGCTGGCGATAGCAAAAAGATAAATAGCAAAGATATAGGCATAGACTTTATGGACGTGGATCTTGAGATAAGCGAAAATACAAGATCATACGTCGCTAAAAATGCGGGCAGCATAGTGGACTTTGAAGATCTGGCTAAAAAATCGCGCGGAGATAATGCGATCGCCGTGATAAAAGCTGACGTGGATAATATGGGAAATTTCATAAAAAATAGCGACGTGACGCAAAGTTTTGCAAATTTTGACACATTTTCAAAGGGGATAAATAACTTTTTCTCTCTATACGTGCCACAAAAGATGAGGGAAAAATTTGAAAATAGCTATACGGTCTTTGCCGGCGGCGATGATCTGCTGATAGTTGGAAGCTATGATCAGATGATAGAGCTTGCACTTTTTGTAAGGCAAGAATTTATGAAATTTGTAAAGACAAAAGGCTTGAGCATATCTTTTGGCATCATTTTGGCAAAACCATCTACGCCGATAAGCTTTCTAGCTCAAACTAGCGAAAAATGGCTGGAGAGCTCAAAAGAGATAGATGGCAAAGATGCGATTAGTATCTTTGGAGAGACTGCCAAATGGGATAGCTATTTAAGCGTCAGAAGTCAAATTTTAGATGAATTTACTAAATTTAATATAGACAATACGGCGTTTTTATATAGACTGCTTGAGCTTTGCGAAATGAGCAAAAACGTATGCGAGGATGTAAAAAATACGATGTGGAAGTCAAAGCTAAGCTATAGCTTTACTCGAAATATGCAAGGTGGCGGCGAGATGAATGAGCTACTTCTTATGCTAAACAATGTGATAGAAAACAATCCAAAGGAGAGCAAAATGGCTATTTGTGAATACATATATAAAAGGAGAGAACGATGA
- the cas6 gene encoding CRISPR system precrRNA processing endoribonuclease RAMP protein Cas6: MFFLKNDNISLKEILNSIYQRRLGLFGQDHEALPFEVKGEITKKDLKYVELTRRSNRQNTTMNFGGLVGSLEIKGVSKECMELLKLGEIIGAGKQTVFGLGKIKTEDMNEQI, from the coding sequence ATGTTTTTTTTAAAAAATGACAATATAAGTCTAAAAGAGATACTAAACTCCATCTACCAAAGAAGGCTTGGCCTCTTTGGACAAGATCATGAGGCGTTGCCATTTGAAGTAAAAGGCGAGATAACCAAAAAGGATCTAAAATACGTGGAGCTAACTAGGCGTAGTAATAGACAAAATACGACTATGAATTTTGGCGGACTAGTGGGCTCTTTGGAGATAAAAGGCGTTAGCAAAGAGTGCATGGAGCTGCTAAAGCTAGGCGAGATAATAGGCGCAGGAAAGCAAACTGTTTTTGGATTAGGAAAAATAAAAACGGAGGATATGAATGAGCAAATTTAG
- the cas1 gene encoding CRISPR-associated endonuclease Cas1 yields MNQIGVHLGLSKNKFVIKQYGKIYKEFPISKISRIIVDSEYISLSSAVIWRCTREKIHIDFIDKHYVPYATLLAYNSVSAQTTYKQAMLLNTPAQLYLATSFVEAKIRNQTNYLKYLNKYHKFLTPNILKLENILARKLKYVKNTNELMGFEGSAAAIYWDSIKSILPLEFEKRITFGAKDIVNSSLNYAYAILYSKVQECLYLAGLSLHISFLHALDSTKPTLVFDMIEQFSTFMVDRVIVSMLNKDEPISLNKEGLLTDASKKLIAQNMKEKLGSYTMWKKESCKCENIIIQECYELARFVNGESKSYRPFVGKF; encoded by the coding sequence ATCAATCAGATCGGAGTCCATCTAGGTCTTAGCAAAAACAAATTTGTCATAAAACAATACGGCAAAATTTATAAAGAATTTCCCATTTCTAAAATTTCCCGCATCATCGTTGATAGCGAGTATATCTCGCTATCTTCTGCGGTGATCTGGCGCTGCACAAGGGAAAAAATCCATATCGACTTTATAGACAAGCACTACGTCCCATACGCCACTTTGCTAGCTTACAACAGCGTCTCTGCGCAAACTACGTACAAACAAGCCATGCTCCTAAATACGCCGGCCCAGCTATATCTCGCCACCTCTTTTGTTGAGGCAAAGATAAGAAACCAAACCAACTATCTAAAATACCTAAACAAATACCATAAATTTCTAACTCCAAACATCCTAAAACTAGAAAATATCCTGGCTAGAAAGCTAAAATACGTCAAAAACACAAACGAGCTCATGGGATTTGAGGGCTCGGCTGCTGCCATTTACTGGGACAGCATAAAGAGTATATTACCGCTAGAATTTGAAAAGCGCATAACATTTGGTGCCAAAGATATCGTAAATTCCTCACTAAACTACGCCTACGCCATACTCTACTCCAAAGTCCAAGAGTGCCTATATCTAGCAGGGCTTAGCCTACATATCTCATTTTTACATGCGCTTGACAGCACAAAGCCGACCCTAGTCTTTGACATGATAGAGCAGTTTAGTACATTTATGGTAGATAGAGTCATCGTCTCGATGTTAAACAAAGACGAACCCATCTCACTAAACAAAGAGGGGCTTCTCACCGACGCTTCTAAAAAGCTAATAGCGCAAAATATGAAAGAAAAACTCGGCAGCTACACTATGTGGAAAAAAGAGTCTTGCAAATGCGAAAACATAATCATACAAGAGTGCTACGAACTAGCTCGCTTCGTAAACGGCGAGAGCAAAAGCTATAGACCTTTTGTAGGGAAATTCTAA
- the cas2 gene encoding CRISPR-associated endonuclease Cas2: MKFVIAYDIQSDKNRKKLSDILEGIGYRVNFSVFECELNEAKLKKLIKSAKALLNVKTDSLRFYRLCENCVGKSFELCDKKGIFEMQELFV; this comes from the coding sequence ATGAAATTTGTAATAGCCTACGATATACAAAGCGATAAAAATCGCAAAAAGCTCTCAGACATCCTTGAAGGCATCGGCTACCGCGTAAATTTTAGCGTCTTTGAGTGTGAGCTCAATGAAGCCAAGCTCAAAAAACTGATAAAGTCCGCCAAAGCTTTGCTAAATGTCAAAACAGATAGCCTAAGATTTTACAGACTATGCGAAAACTGCGTGGGGAAAAGCTTTGAGCTATGCGATAAAAAAGGTATCTTTGAGATGCAAGAGCTCTTTGTCTAG
- a CDS encoding helix-turn-helix transcriptional regulator translates to MDAQTRILWLLKKLNRGEIIDTAQDELWVNEKDETPRLNYKTIRRDFDAIKSVFGEIEIKRTDPGCYQAINTNLLDDLLDERKRNVLKIIYTMLAKNSQKFNETSKKTAISQTINESLGVYDFVTSPIETELDKSVIKTLEDAIRYRKKLAIEYTPTNRSDSKKFKEVKPYKILLINENLYLANSNNEYDFSLFRIAGIVNLEVIKGETFNHDYNIDDFIKNIQTPFAVFSHEWRSSLIEVQLEISPKKAFLFERKNFFQSQNIIEQKPDGAIVVSYHFTDLKEIEFFIIEFLGYVKILAPVELKQKIIKKIEEGKKLL, encoded by the coding sequence ATGGACGCCCAAACCAGGATACTATGGCTACTTAAAAAGCTAAATCGTGGCGAGATAATCGACACCGCGCAAGACGAGCTATGGGTAAATGAAAAAGACGAAACGCCAAGACTAAACTACAAAACCATAAGACGAGACTTTGACGCGATAAAAAGTGTTTTTGGTGAGATAGAGATAAAGCGAACAGATCCTGGCTGCTACCAGGCTATCAATACAAATTTACTTGATGATTTGCTCGATGAGAGAAAGAGAAATGTCCTAAAGATAATCTACACGATGCTTGCCAAAAACTCTCAAAAATTTAACGAAACCAGCAAGAAAACGGCTATATCTCAAACTATAAATGAATCATTGGGCGTTTATGACTTTGTCACAAGCCCGATCGAGACGGAACTAGACAAAAGCGTCATAAAAACACTAGAAGATGCGATACGCTATAGAAAAAAGCTCGCGATTGAGTATACCCCGACAAATAGGTCTGATAGCAAAAAATTTAAAGAGGTAAAGCCATATAAAATTTTACTGATCAACGAAAATTTATATCTGGCAAATAGCAACAACGAGTATGATTTTTCACTTTTTAGGATAGCTGGGATAGTAAATTTAGAGGTTATTAAAGGCGAAACATTTAACCACGACTACAACATCGACGACTTTATAAAAAACATCCAGACGCCGTTTGCGGTTTTTTCTCATGAGTGGAGAAGCTCACTCATAGAAGTGCAGCTTGAGATCAGCCCTAAAAAAGCCTTTTTGTTTGAAAGAAAAAACTTTTTTCAGTCGCAAAATATAATAGAGCAAAAGCCAGACGGTGCGATCGTGGTTAGTTATCATTTTACGGATCTTAAAGAGATAGAGTTTTTTATAATAGAGTTTTTGGGATACGTTAAAATTTTAGCCCCAGTGGAGCTAAAACAAAAGATCATAAAAAAAATAGAAGAAGGTAAAAAATTACTTTAA